In Solenopsis invicta isolate M01_SB chromosome 6, UNIL_Sinv_3.0, whole genome shotgun sequence, the genomic window CGTTCACGCGGTTCACGCGAGGAGCTTCCGTCAATAAGCCTATAACAACTTGAAAGACGGATAATGTATAATGGATACAAAGGATCtacattattaatatgaatCAACGAGAATGTTCGACGCTCAGACACAAGCagcaaaaacattttcattaaatcttattttatttaaatatataaaatagaagcaaattttattttgtaggtTATAAATATACAGTACTTACCGGTGAAAtgtaattgcaatatttttttcaatattaatttgctCTTTGCTTTTTCGGTAGCTTTTATTGCAACAACCGATTGCAATACAAAGcggcattttttacaaattattttttaaggtaACTTTTTTTGTACACAACACACGTCACACGTCACACAGAAACTGGAGCACTGGACGAAAACAGACGAAAACACAGTTGTTTCCTTAGTCTACTCACAGATGGCAGTACTAATGTCGCCAGACAATATGGCGGCCCCCTCCTCCCCTAAAATGTTCACTCCCCGCGCCTTTAGGCTCCGTCCAGATATTCATACGTCAATGGGACGCATCAACGCgttatggctctggcagaccatgatgtaagaagaaaggtgaaacaagtaaccagatgcgcagtagaccatactctagaccaatcagaagtgggtccaaattttaagattcaatatggctacggctccggtactgagacgtatttatacttgtatttatacgtgaattggaaataatcggtgaatcggagaaattcaaagctactaaaaaaggaagaacgtgaagataaagttgagactttgtacattaatgaaaattgagataattgttatttcaaattttttaaacttggattagaagaaatttggaaaattataagaatgagcttatgcctatggctaaattgttgtatttcatgtttataacaacagtgtttattgaaacagtaatttgtgttaaagataacaaatttcaagtatttttacatttttatatttattttttttaacaactacaattattattttttttaacaactaacATCTAcaatttaagtacgtgtgactacatataattgtttcgtattcaaattgcgcggatatatttggacccaaatttcattggctcaccacatcgagccacgcctcttaccgcgcatcgagccgccgacgatgcgcgttgtttcaccttgtttcttacatcatgtGGCAGACCAGGGGCCCTATTCTTGAACAtatatcgcatacgaaaatgGCAGTTTCGTATACGACTTTTAACAGTTGGTATTCATGAATGATTACTACGCGGTCGTATTCGAAAAATATTATGCGATTTACATCGTATGGGTCATGGCATTCGAAATAAAGATTCGTATGCGATAAATaaccaaaattttatataatagtaaaaatttcatataacaaTGGCGGTTTTAAGaaggttaattaattttaatgtaataaatgttttggaAAATGCAAACATTGTGTTTGAAAATAGAGAAAGATTTCAACGTAATGAtccatttgaattaaataatttggagTTTATGAGATTATTTCGTTTAAGTAAAGATATGGTACAAAGGGTAATTGACATAGTAGAGGAATATAGTGATCCAATTTCAAGAAGATCAGCATTAGATGCGGAACAAAAGGTAAAAGAAAAGCTgtataacatgtaataattaatatgttataaatattatacttcagatattatattatttaggttttgtatttataacaacttttatttttataggtaTTTACTGCTCTTAGATTTTATGCAGTTGGAAGTTATCAGTTAGGTATTGGATTCAATGGATATATTGGAGTTAGTCAATCCTCTGTAAGTCGTTGTATTCGAGATGTAAACATAGTACTCAATCACCCCAATGTGTTTAACGAATGGGTTTATTTTCCGAGGAATTTAGAAGAGCTTACGACCATACGTAATGCgtacgaaaaattaattaaatttagttgttatttaaaattatttgagttatttattttaatacggcatttatatattttatatagaatatggatttaaaattatttgagttattttaatatgGTATTTATAGATTTTACACAGAATATGGATTCCCAGGTGTCGTAGGATGTATAGACTGTACTCACGTGGCTATATTTCCACCCTCAAAGAACAATGAAATGTATCCAGAACATGTATATGTAAATCGAAAAGGATACCATTCCATAAATACACAGTtagtaagtaataaatatataaaatataatatttaaatatataaaatataaaatatataaaataaagtatataaagtataaaaatgtaaattaaaatatataaaaaaatacataaaatatataaaatatataatataaaatatgtaaaatatgtaaaatatatatgtttatgtaaGATTCATATTATATCTATCAGTTGTAATGGAATTacatacaatttacaattattttatttgattatattattattttattatagatttgtgattcaagaatgaaaattttaaatgttaatgctCGATATCCTGGAAGTTGTCATGATAGTTTTATCTGGAATCATTGCAATGTTTTGCCAGTGATGCAAACTTTACATGCACGAGggcatgataatttttatttgataggtttgtatacattatacgttttattacatttatttaaatatttacatttataataaaaaatttattttatttgtacgttAGGTGATTCAGGTTACGCGCTAAGACCATGGCTTCTAACTCCACTGAATGATGTTCAACCGGCTACTCCAGAAGAACGTTATAATCAATGTTTTAAAAGAACACGCTCAATTATTGAAAGATGCAACGGATTATTAAAAATGCGCTTTCGTTGCTTGTTGAAACACCGTGTACTTCATTATACTCCAAACGTggcttctaaaattataaattcatgtGTAGTTCTGCACAATATGtgtgtagaaaataatttacctCTTCCAGATGATGATTATGATTTACATATGGATTTTGGTATGTTGAATGAGAGACCAATGGAAGTTGAAGCTGCTGTAGGGCGTTTAAATCCTGATCTTACAAAAGCAAGAGTAATGCAACGCcgtataattagaaatttttttcttaaattaaatataaatctatcaataatgcaataattatataacattttgtttaattttattttgcttataataatattttgtacacgCATATAATGAACACATAAcacataatacatttaatattgcaCTATGTATTAACAACTTATGTATTAACAATTATCAGTTATGTGCAGCTTTGGCACAACAATTTTGatcagtttaaaataaaaaataaacattaaaaaaaataaacattaataaacatttttcttttaaactaataacCTGTGTCTTCCAAATTTTCTACTTCTTTGTAAgttatattttcttgatttattgcaCAAAAAGTTTCAATAGTCGCAGCAATTCGTTCTTTTGCTATAACATCACGTTccataaatttaagttttttattataatattcttcacgCATCTTCA contains:
- the LOC120358008 gene encoding putative nuclease HARBI1, which codes for MAVLRRLINFNVINVLENANIVFENRERFQRNDPFELNNLEFMRLFRLSKDMVQRVIDIVEEYSDPISRRSALDAEQKVFTALRFYAVGSYQLGIGFNGYIGVSQSSVSRCIRDVNIVLNHPNVFNEWVYFPRNLEELTTIRNAFYTEYGFPGVVGCIDCTHVAIFPPSKNNEMYPEHVYVNRKGYHSINTQLICDSRMKILNVNARYPGSCHDSFIWNHCNVLPVMQTLHARGHDNFYLIGDSGYALRPWLLTPLNDVQPATPEERYNQCFKRTRSIIERCNGLLKMRFRCLLKHRVLHYTPNVASKIINSCVVLHNMCVENNLPLPDDDYDLHMDFGMLNERPMEVEAAVGRLNPDLTKARVMQRRIIRNFFLKLNINLSIMQ